The segment GAGAAAACCAAGTGGCTGAGAGTAAGACAGAGCAACGGACAGGTGTTTTTTTGCGCTGTTATAAATTTTTGCCTCAAGTTCGCGGGTCTCGTGAAGCGAGAAAGATTACCGTCAGTACCTGCAAATAGAACGACACCGGACAAGAATTGGCTGTTTAATCGGCACAGCGCGCACGCGCCGCTTTCCCCTCGCTCCGACACAATATACTCCGCGCGTAACCGCCGCCATAGTTGATATTTCTCCGATAGAATATTAATAGCGGCGCAAAGTTTTCGCGGTTAAAGGTATTTTTTATTCACTTGACTGGGAGGCGAGAATGCGCGATACGAGGGCGGCGAGACGGGGTCATTCAAGATAAAGCCTGTGAACCCGTAGGAAGAAGGAGGGTGTCTACTTTCACAGGCTCGTGGTTTTCAGGAGAGTGGCCTGGCATCGCGGCGCTTCGAGTTAACGTGTGGCCACCGTCGGGTGGCTATGTACCGTTAGCTCGAATTCATTCCCCGTTGGCCAGCCCGACAGACCCACGCTTACCTACCGACCGGGGCCATACTCGATCGAACTCGACTGTCGTAAACCCGGAAATGAGTGCGCGTCGCGGCTCGCCGTTACCGCAGAAAGGCTGCCAGTAGTGCGTGAATTTTATCACGAGTCGCGGGGCTCGTCCACCATCGGCGGGAAGACGCACTCTCATTTAGACGTACGGTCTCGTATGACGTGCGCACCGTAAGCAGCAGCCGCGGTTAAAGCCGAGGAGAAGTGCCCGTGGCACGGCGAACCGTGTACGTAGAAATGAGAAAGTTCCTGCCGCCGTGTTGAAGAGATTGAGAACGACGCAGGCGAGCCAGCCAGGCGGACGGTCTCTGTACTACGCGAAGGTGTTCCGACGCGGTGACCAGTAGTAGCAGCAGCAGTACGTCGAAAGGAGTGCACAAGGGAACCACAGCTGCTCGTGGGTAAGTAGGGCACGCATTTCCTCGTGGATGATCCCGTCCCGTGCCGTTGGGGAACTCGCGCCGTTCACCTACAGCCCGGACGCGCGTCGACCAGCCGCCGACCCGACGCGATGGGATCCCGCGCGCACGGAACGGTGCCGCCCCGCGATCTCTTACGCGCTTTACTCCTAATGCGAAAACGTGCACACGAGAAACCGCGAAACAGTGGCCACAGAGCACCCACCCCAAGACACTAAAATCGTCGCGGGGCCCTCGTCGTGGCTCACGGCTTGGCTCGGGCTGGCTTTGGTGGGGTGGTTGGAGGTGCGGACAGTGGTTGAGAGGCTGGTGGGGTTGGAAATTGCGTGGTGGTGGGTGCCCGCCGAGGTCTCGGAGGCCCCTCCGTGGCATCTCGCTGCCTCTAACCCGTCGAGGTGGGGGTGTAAACAACAGCCCTGCCTGTGCCTCTGTTGGCTCTACTCTGTCCTCCGTTTCGCCTCTGCCCTGCTCTCGCCTCTGCCAACTCGCCCGATCTTTTTCCTACTTCCTCTCcaacgtaacgtctcccgaTGCGCGATCGAAAGAGCACCGAAGGAAGGGAGGGACGCAGGGCGAAAGGGTGGAGAGGGAATAACCATCGAGAGAACAAAGCATCGGGCCTCGCGACCTGTGCTATTTTCTCGCGTCATCGTACTCGATTCCCCATCATGGCCGATGCATCGCGCCGAACGTGCTGACGTGGTAACCTTGTCCACCAGTCTCTGCCTAACTAACTTCCTATAACGAATTTCCGTCTCTCTATATCCATTCGTCCCGTTTCCATCGCCCGGCCAGAGACACTCATTTTACATTATTATCCTGCTTTACCTCGTCGCATATCATTTCCAGCGGAATTACCGTGTTTTTTTGTCCCGAGTGCGTGTAAGAAACGTATCTGATTGCACAATGCCCCAGAGCTATTCTGTTCTACGTACGCTGCCCCCCCTTCCGATACGAGAACAGGCTCTGTAGGCTCTGCGTATATGCAGTTATGCGAGACATCTAGATAGAATTCCTCTAGAAACCGCAAATACTCAGACGTGCTCTCATCGATGCGTGCATAGGAGCGAGAGGGTCGTAATGCACTAATATACGGCACAGGAAAGTGAGACAGAgggagcgaaagagagagagagacagacagacagGCGTGTTGAACCTTAAGAGAATCGGGCGCCATTACGACATGCGCGTCTTGCAAAAGCGTCCAGCAACGGTACGTTGGCGAGGCTGACCGGTCAGTCGCACACGCCATTCCGCGATAGCCGAAAAACGTAACCTGTGTTTACGTGCTGTCAGGTAGGTTTTCTTTTCACCCTATCGAGTCGTGCAACCACCCGCGACGACTTGCTGCCGCGGAGTAATCGTCCCGTTCGACACGACACCCTCCTCGGTGCGTTGAAAGGAGGAGAGGTGCACGAGTAACCTaacctctctctttctcacaCTCTACCTCGCTATCCCCCGTTTTCTGTTCCTTCCTTCCCTACCACGGGTGGATCAAGGGCGAGAGTCATCGGTGTGTCCCACTTCGTCTGCCGCGATGTCTGCTTCGTATGTTCTCTCCCGATATTTCGCGTTCCCCTCCCCGGGGAGTTCCCAGTGTATGTCGAGGTTCGTCTCCCTTCTTTCTTGACATGCCCCTACCCCTTCGGAGCTTACGCACACCTACACACACAGTCGCACAGCGGACCTAACCGTTCCTTCCCGTCCTATtctcgccgccgccgccgcgatgCCTCCGTGTGTCGTTAGTgcgcgagagggaaagagatCGAGCGAGTCTCGGGGTCTATTTCGCGGTGGGTTCCCGTTTTCCCACCTATGGGTTCCCCCCTACCCTCGACGGAGCTCCTACCCCCTACCCCCGTGGGGGATACCACTCCATGGTGGAGTGGGGTGTGATCCTGGGCCACTTCGACGACTATCCTCCCTGCTCCCGGATCCCTTTTAGGTGGGAGAGGGGGGTGAAGTGGGGGATACCCTCACCACCCACCCCCAACCCCACCCCACATACCAACACATGGTCAAGAGGTCTGAAGCTAAGACTCGGAGGCGCGGGAGATGGCAAGACGACGCCACGGCTCGAGCTTGAACTTCGGCACTTTCGCGGAACGATCGCTTTCGCTGGCCACGGACGGGGGGAATGCACCCGCGACCGGGGCAGGGTGATATAGGAGGTACCGGGGGGTGGGGTACGCGACGTGGTTCCAAATGCCAACACAATAGCTTTAGAGTAAATAGAAGAGAAGGTCAACCTTGATCTTGACGTATTTATTATGACATATGGTAGCACTCGGCGCACAGAGGACTATACGCGTGGTGGAAAGGAGAGGAGGGATTCTGTTTGAAGATGAAACACGTGGGGCGCATAGATTCTCCCGGCGCTTTGTATACGTGCTTTCTCTCCACGTGTGGGATATACAGGATGCTCCGTAACTGATGGAGCGGCTAGGAGGTGGGATGATTCTATATGAAGAAATGAGCCGAACATGTGGAGTAAATTTTTTTCCACGCGAAGCTTCGTTTTGAAGAGAAATGTCTGATTACTCGTCAAGTATATCTTGCCTTATACTATCTCTACTTCTCTTTCAACTTATGGACGTCGCCAGTATTACGATATTCTTTTCTATTAACACTACTGCTTAGTTTGCTTTTTTATGGATATTCTtatcagggcttgaataggtttcgaaaataactgtttcaaactgttatataaaggttctgactgaaagagttatgaagaacctttattcggaataaccgttgtaAAGAACCTAAGTATCAGACTATAAAAGTATAAGTtatggttcctatatagctttataacttttattttttaggttctataacttttattttttaggttctctaacttttattttttaggttctataacttttattttgtaggttctataacttttattttttaggttctataacttttattttttaggctctatataagttacaaagcggttatagaaccgattcttgtaacgattgcacagaattttacagtaaatgaaatcacaacatattacaactataaattactgtgtaaccaaattgtgtaaaaattactataaataagtaagcaaatatatattatgtacacattcgtacatatgtatatgtatacactcggcggtatgcaaggatcacttgtatacatatttaaaaatgtgtacataatatatatttgcttacttgtTTATAATAACTTTAaccaatttggttacacagaacagagtaatctatagttataatatgttgtgatttcatttacgtaaaattctgtacaatcgttacaagaatcggttctataaccgctttgtatcttatatagaacctaaaaaataaaagttatagagctatataggaaccataacttatacttatacagtctgatatttatgttctttataacggttattccgaataaaggttcttcataactctttcaagaaccgaaatctttataacaacggtttcaagccctgattgTTATGCACAGTAATCGAGTGCGGGACGTAATTCTAATGGTAGGTACACTTGGCAGTCACAGAATGAGAAACACGAAAATTCATCGAATGTAATCACGTTATCTTATTAGCTATCGCGTATCTTTGATAACCGAAACAGAGAAATATGTACACAAGCATGAAACGTGTATGGCGAAATCAGCTGAGTCGAGATACAGTCAAGTGCACACGATGAGCATTCAACACACACCTTTTTCCGAGCACGCGAGAATTTTATTCCATATTCCCGATTTATAttcttttgtaaaattatcggCTCCCAGTTGTATCACCAGTTACGAGATACTCTGTGTCCGGAaatgtttcctctacttttagCATATCTGAAAGAAGCGTTTCCTACTAAAGTCTAATGATTTTTCAAAGTGATTTTTCATTCTAGGTAATGGAGGTTCACCTCGATGGTTTTTCAATCTTACATTTTGTCACTTAATGGTATACCTGCGTTCTCTTTTAACAATCTGCAGCTCACGGTCAGATGTAAGGAAAATTTCTATTCAACTTTCTGAATTGTCGAGAAGTAACGATTcactttttcttcctttttttttgtagaaatgaGAGATATTGATTGATTGTTTAAAATACTCGAGCGAGCTAAAAGATGACCGTGACTCTCGTATCTCCTCGATGTTCATAGACACACTTACATTTTAATACACACTCCATACCTGACTATCTAAGTATTCCAAGTGTAGTCTCTATTTCTTACTGAATCGCAAAATCAGATGGTTACTTTTGCTCACACATCGGCAATCGAGATATTTTTCTTACGTCACAGAGTTTTCTGACCGTCACAGGCTGacaaataatatacaaaaaaattgcgCCAAAAAACGAAAAGAAGCTTCTTTAAATACTGAAAGCAGAGGAAATATTTGATGAAATGAAATGAGATTAAAAATCACCCTGTATGGTAGAATTAAAGTCGTTAGTTTTAACGACTGAGCATGTAACTCGCGAGATCTGAtcggtaattgaattttttaaaaaaaaaaaagcaaacatGGAAATTGAATTTGTAATTAACGCCTCGAGTCCCCGAATTTCATTTCTATATGTACGGCGTATAAACGTTCAGATTTATCGAGGCGCATACATGATATTGATTCGCAATTTCTTTCTCGCATTTAGCAACATGATCGTGTATAAACGTCGTGTATTTGCATTGCTTCGGGGCATGTCTGGCGAAGAGAGATTAAAGGATTAGAGAGAGTATCCGTGAATTTCTGTGGAACACGGAATCCGTTTCCGGAAACTGTTCCGAAGTTACGGAGGTCGATGCACTTCGACAGCAGCACTCATGCGTCAAAGTGAGTGCAACTGTGTAAATCTGATATTTGTACATGCATTATCTATCCTACATACTATCCGCCATTCGGTACtctaattttctttgtttcgccGCAACCACGAGAATTCTCAGAAACCTAATAGCTCCACTTGATTTTACGTCAGCCAAACTACTGATGCTTAAGcagtataaattttcaatttataattacgATTTTCAGTGGCGAATCAAGCATCTGGGGGCCCCGAGGACCACTTGATTTTCAGGCACcccttgaaaatttaaaatgatttctcttctttaaacaattATAAAGTACACCCTATGAATTATTTGTCcgttaaaattttattccctCGAGGCCCCAAGTGCGCGCGTTTTCACCTCTGCGGTGATCCGCCACTAATTACTCCGTATTATCATTTGTCTGTCGATTTTCtcgttaacactttgagtggcgcaaggtctCAAGTAACGTCCCTTCGTGCCGGCCAGACCTTCCGAAATACTCGGGCAATGCTttcaaccagggcttgaaaccgttattataaagatttcggttcttgaaggagttatgaagaacctttattcggaataaccgttgtaAAGAACCTAAGTATCAGACTATAAAAGTATAAGTtatggttcctatatagctttataacttttattttttaggttctataacttttattttttaggttctataatttttattttgtaggttctataacttttattttttaggctctatataagttacaaagcggttatagaaccgattcttgtaacgattgcacagaattttacagtaaatgaaatcacaacatattacaactataaattactgtgtaaccaaattgtgtaaaaattactataaataagtaagcaaatatatattatgtacacattcgtacatatgtatatgtatacactcggcggtatgcaaggatcacttgtatacatatttaaaaatgtgtacataatatatatttgcttacttgtTTATAATaactttaaacaatttggttacacagagtaatctatagctgtaatatgttgtgatttcatttagtgtaaaattttgtacaatcgttacaagaatcggttctataaccgctttgtaacttatgtagaacctaaaaaataaaagttatagaagctaaaaaataaaagttatagaacctaaaaaataaaagttatagaacctaaaaaataaagcttatagaacctaaaaaataaagcttatagaacctaaaaaataaaagttatagaacctaaaaaataaagcttatagaacctaaaaaataaagcttatagaacctaaaaaataaagcttatagaacctaaaaaataaagcttatagaacctaaaaaataaagcttatagaacctaaaaaataaaggttatagtacctaaaaaataaaggttatagaacctaaaaaataaaggttatagatcctaaaaataaaagttatagaacctaaaaaataaaaattatagaacctaaaaaataaaagctgtagaacctaaaaaataaaagttatagaacctaaaaaataaaagctatagaacctaaaaaataaaagctatagaacctaaaaaataaaagctatagaacctaaaaaataaaagttatagaagctaaaaaataaaagttatagagctatataggaaccataACTTATACTTTTATAGTCTGATACTTAGATTCTTtacaacggttattccgaataaaggttctcaataactctttcagtcagaaccattatataacaatttgaagcagttattttcgaaacctattcaagccctgctttcAACGCCTCCCCGAACATATCGGCGCGAaagcacgccgacgccactTGAAGTGTTCAGTCTAAAGATCTGTTTGCCTGAATAATGTTGTATTTGTTTTTCgagtattttttttgttgttgttgtgttCTTGAAATGTTGCCGATCGGCGAGTTTAAGCGCGCGTTTGAACAGCAGCCCCCTTTACTCACCGTTCTTCTCTTTGGTTTGCAGATTTAATTATCGTGGAAGATGAATTTCACGCCTTTTCCCGGCTTTACGACAGGCTCGCTGCCGACGGGCACGGTGCACCAGTTCGCCACCGCTAAGTTCCCCCAAAATCTACCGGGGGGTCAGGTGGTCGGGGTGCTGTCCGGTGGCGAGGGCGGCGTCCACTACCTGAGGCCGGTCGACCCGAACGGCTTCGCCGTGGCTCAGGGTGGCAACAATCAGCAGCAGCAAATTATCACGCTGCCCATCACCGTACCTGGGAAAGATGGCACGCAGCAGCAGCAAACCGTCCAGATCCAGGTGGTCAATCCCAGCGTGTCGCAGAGCGGGAACAGCGGCGACCAGCCCAAGTATCATTTGGCCCCTATCTCCCTGGGACAGTTCCCCCAGGGCGCGGCCACTGTCCTCACCGTTGCGTACAGCCAGCAAGGTGCGGATGGGGTGCAGATACAAGTACAGCCACAGAACACTGTGGCCACTACGCAAACGTAAGGGTCACCCCTGTCTCGTCTTCCATCATTATTTAGCGCGGAGTGAAGCATTTGGGATTATTCTTTGCAAGGAGAATTTATCTAGCGACTGCTCCCGCTTTACGGGGGTATTGGTAATATAATCTTGTTGCGAGAAAATATACCTACTATCTCCTTTTAAGGAAGAAATAGCTTTGGTTACATATGCGTGATATCTCACTTacaagcagggcttgaaactgtttttataaagatttcggttcttgaaagagttatgaagaacctttagtcggaataactgttataaagaacctaaatatcagactatataagtataagttacggctcctatatagctctataacttttattttttagggtctataacttttattttttagcttctgtaacttttattttttaggctctatataagttacaaagcggttatagaaccgattcttataACGATtgcacagaattttacagtaaatgaaatcacaacatattcataactctttcagtcagaacatttatataacagtttgaaacagttattttccaaacctattcaagccctgcttgcaagggaagatcccgagtccggaaattaaaaaaactctgaaactttgtgaacatgtaggggatttcctcctgattacaacgcagcgtttgtttgctgcccgaatttactcgaaggaggtgaaattacCCCTGAatgttcggctattttccgagtttgaggtataactcgcgaactataagatatagaaaacagtttcaagacagaagttacttgttttaattagatctatcgttcggtaaaaaaaaatattttacagttcacgagttataacagaaaatcggaaaataaccggattttcagggctcaattacacccccttaaagtgaatttgggcagcaaagaaaaattgcatgatagtcaggaggaaattccctaaatattctcaatgtttctgaattttttgaatttccgtgttcgggatgttcccttgttagattgCTTCACTCTGCGGAATGTTACGGAACTTACAATAAAATATGAGCGATTTATTCAATGTTAGTAAATGATTCTCTTTATTTTAGATCCGATCAGACGACCCAGAGCACGTCCACGGCTGTCACCACCACATCACAGCAAACCATTCAACAGACTGTACAGCTTCCAGGCGCACCAGAAGGATTAACCGTAGTCGCCCAGATCCCTCAAGATTTGATTTTACGCGAGGGTATGGACGAGTCTAAGGAAGACGTGAAGGAGGGCACGACGCCTGTCGCCCTGATAAAGCGGGGTAGTATTAAGACTCAGGGGAATCAGAGCGGGGAGGAATTTATCACTTCTATGCCTGCTAGCTGGCAAAGCCTCGCGACACCCGGATCAACCGTCGCCGATTATCTATCCAGGTTGCCAGCCAGCACCTTGCCGCTCAGCTTGCAGCATTTCCTGAAATTTTCGGCGGAGACAATAAAGAGGGAGGCCACCATCGAGTCGAGCCCGCTAGGGGCCGACGGTTTGGACGCGTCCGGCTGCGCCGCGTCCGGGGAGCAAGCGGTGCAGATCACGGTCGCCGGCGGTGAGACGGCAATCATTCCCGACGTTGTCGAAGAGCAAGAGCCCGGTGCGAAGCCcaagagaaaaaagaaatacaagaaaaagcCGCCGAAGCCGAAGAAACCGAAGCCAGGGCAAGTGAGCATAGTTACAGCCCTCGACGGGACAACGCTGTTCTGCTGTCCCCAATGTAACATGGCTTACCCGGAGAAGGAGCTGTTGGAGCAGCATCTGATCGGGCACAAGATAGAGAGGAGGTTCATCTGCGACATCTGCGGCGCCGGTTTGAAGCGCAAAGAACACTTAGAACGACACAAACTCGGCCACAACCCGGACAGGCCCTTCATCTGTTCCGTTTGCATGAAGGGCTTCAAACGAAAAGAACACCTGAATCTCCATTTTGTCATACATTCTGGGCACAAGACGGAAGTCTGCACCGAGTGCGGCAAAGCGTTCTACCGCAAGGACCACTTGAGAAAGCACGCGAGGTCCCACTTGGCCAAGCGTATTAAAGAGGATCCCTTGAACACGGCCGACGCCTCTCAGAATACGCAGCAGCCGACGgaccagcaacagcagcagacGGAGCAGCTGCAGCAACAGGCGGAGCAGCTACAGCAACAGGCGGAGCAATTGCAACAGCAGACGGCGGTGCCAGAATTGCAACAAATACAGATACAAGTGGGCCAAGGATCTCAGGCACAGATTCACCAGATAGCCGTTAGCGAACAGTCGACGGTCGTTCTACCGACTGCCGCGGAAACTGGGGCAATGGCTATACTTCATcatcaacagcagcagcaacagcagcagcaacaacaacaacagcagcagcaacagcaaacGCATTAGCAGCAGCATACCGCCCCGAATCAACCTGGGCGGTACTTCCGGTTTAATCATCAACAGGCTAGAGGTCGTGCGAGGCAAGGCGTTCTCGCCGATTGAGTTCAATAATCTCATAGTCAAATTGGTATCGTGTAAAGAGGAAGGGAAGGAAAATTCGTTGATGGTGGTTATATCGTTGCCTAGTAGTggtgttgaaaacaaaaaaatttaagatcACTTTCTGTATCTTCAAATAAAGATACTTTTACCGACGAGCCGTCGCATTTCAAAGTTTGTACACCGTCAGCTTTCTTCGGAGGGAAGTGGTATAGGCCAGATTAATGTGTAACGATTATAATTAATTCTccaagaagaaaaggaaacgaGAAAACGCACTGAGCCGACTGACGAGCGAGGTTTCTTTTTTGCGTACACGTTATAGCGTACGtgtaaggaaaaaaaaaaagaagaaggacgAAACGAGTTTATCCGATTCGTTCGATTCAAAACTGTTTTTGTCGCCAATCCAGTTCCATGACGCAAGTTAGAGATAAATAAAGAAGTTTATAtatgcatattatatatatatatataaataaatataaagatATATTTTTGAAAGCGCGAACTGGATTCGCCAGACAGAAGGCAATCGAGTATTCGGCTGAGGTTGATTTTCTTCGATGACGAGTAACAAATAAAATACGTAACGTGGAAGATAACAAATGATTTATACAAAGCAGGGCTGTAAATACAACCGGGTTACCGTGCACAACAAGGGGGCAAGACTGTCGTGCAGATATGAAATAAAATCTATTTATTCCACTTGTTCGACACGATCGAGACACAGAAAGAGAGTGTATCGTTAAATCGTTAAATTGAATCGATCGTTTCAAGAAACGCTGCATACGGTACGGGAAAGAATGTAACATCTTGCATTTCACGTCCGCGTGGCGATGATCGGATACTGTTTTACGGTCCTAAGAAACGGAAcgatatgttttattttttagtattttttttcttttcgacTTCATTGACGTAGATTGATCCGGGCAAAACAGACACGCGTATGAATACAAAGGTTATCATAAAGttgtagaagaaaaattaaacggATATAAGCACATCGTTTACCACACTTTGCATATCGTATAGTCGAAATGATCACACCATTACTGACAATTAACATCCGTGCATTTAAATTTCTGGTGTTCTACGGAAGGGAAGCATTTCTGTAGCCACACTAATCATACATTTATAATTCTAATAAGTTAGGATATAActtattttgtataatatttaaCTGGTTTTATTTACTAAACTGATAATTCTCCGCGAGAAAACTTTGCAATCTTATTCTTTGTGTTGATCGTacttgaaagaatttttttttatattatcatAAATTGCACGACAAAGAGTACAGCAAATTAGATTGTTgcgaggggggagggagggggcggGGCGAACCATTCGATTTTTATCGAGCGATCATGATACACTTGAAACCATTTGAGCAAAAGATGTATGTATACAAGacaaaaaaaagaatactttttattGTAAGTATCATTATTAAAGGCAGTGGGTAATAGC is part of the Andrena cerasifolii isolate SP2316 chromosome 1, iyAndCera1_principal, whole genome shotgun sequence genome and harbors:
- the LOC143371541 gene encoding LOW QUALITY PROTEIN: uncharacterized protein LOC143371541 (The sequence of the model RefSeq protein was modified relative to this genomic sequence to represent the inferred CDS: substituted 1 base at 1 genomic stop codon), whose protein sequence is MNFTPFPGFTTGSLPTGTVHQFATAKFPQNLPGGQVVGVLSGGEGGVHYLRPVDPNGFAVAQGGNNQQQQIITLPITVPGKDGTQQQQTVQIQVVNPSVSQSGNSGDQPKYHLAPISLGQFPQGAATVLTVAYSQQGADGVQIQVQPQNTVATTQTSDQTTQSTSTAVTTTSQQTIQQTVQLPGAPEGLTVVAQIPQDLILREGMDESKEDVKEGTTPVALIKRGSIKTQGNQSGEEFITSMPASWQSLATPGSTVADYLSRLPASTLPLSLQHFLKFSAETIKREATIESSPLGADGLDASGCAASGEQAVQITVAGGETAIIPDVVEEQEPGAKPKRKKKYKKKPPKPKKPKPGQVSIVTALDGTTLFCCPQCNMAYPEKELLEQHLIGHKIERRFICDICGAGLKRKEHLERHKLGHNPDRPFICSVCMKGFKRKEHLNLHFVIHSGHKTEVCTECGKAFYRKDHLRKHARSHLAKRIKEDPLNTADASQNTQQPTDQQQQQTEQLQQQAEQLQQQAEQLQQQTAVPELQQIQIQVGQGSQAQIHQIAVSEQSTVVLPTAAETGAMAILHHQQQQQQQQQQQQQQQQQQTHXQQHTAPNQPGRYFRFNHQQARGRARMNFPPFGGHFPGTIPSIHQFATDGSGGAGGRYANHFPNQPPIGVPVMGKYRPESNSVQSAQSQVMMNNKASYPNSNVHHYPNVPYSQAQPVQQRPSNSPGMQEKRSYHQQATETINQQDVCNLLQDKDKNKDKKADEQQRNGESTTNGGQQDYTMHQHHQQHAHTQTPATMPATWQSLATPGSTVADYLSHLPASTLPLSLHHFLKYSAESIKKESEMAQTTSVAVATTTTPNIMMSPNNKKKKKKKAPKEKKPRPKPGEIRLTTALDGSTLYCCPECHMAYPERELLEQHLLGHTLERRFVCDICGAGLKRKDHLTRHKQSHNPERPYVCTVCLKAFKRKEQLTLHFVIHSGEKRHVCTECGKGFYRKDHLRKHTRSHIARRVKAELSQNAGTQQNQQQNNVSNMQTTAVTASSVLTGGHPGPLLS